One window of the Carassius auratus strain Wakin chromosome 20, ASM336829v1, whole genome shotgun sequence genome contains the following:
- the nhsl1b gene encoding NHS-like protein 1 isoform X1, protein MLTYAQHLSIVHVADCCYQVWDAKLCTCKMGNNPPSQLQSSALEPAQAPSTRSECGIKRRLLASKVHQRPESLWTPKPMLRVEGKGSKGDTLTRSESCCKRNSVSCFPTVSNLDEEKKWTVHYTAPWHQQENVFLPGSRPSCVEDLHRQAKVNLKTALRECDKLRKDGFRSSQYYSQGPTFSGSTNSQYEDEDIEDNEADKKSTASSGEEEKDTCQMREQSPGEVEGVEVDGQMSGSKAPPLPTPEEKMRQQAQAVLTDIVPINVTGETFDRQASIRRSLINTDTLVRRPKKVKRRKTISGVPDSVQQELAAKGCGGQLRPQSMFIPGQYSTLGRVINGNSTLRRSITKDSGCQTENVKIVPPSVRRIRAQKGQGIAAQMAGISNSATNISSVSDRSSPGNSVVVRAPQFGNDIQCFHSLPRGARVSLNAEPLYSSTPFRQEDSTAKSTQQIGKLQVDDTVVHMRNAPRVCTQARPKSQEVRGTWESDSGPACVVSPHAAYSTSLIPNATLSCSAEVIALHTSSSPGQSPVAGLPYNKARPFSMVSAVNSESTSSVGTGSHTPDADMKDTCSETGQSNSSLHSNSTLAAGTLSSDEQWIYDTPEHVLPIRTLSSSCSTPINHLYNSLERSSKGTDSSSLYSMDNDGYYTSMHLDSGLRSRSQGSGHGHGIGGRAARHSMYECLGQQEDQNSLYSDRSLSRSISLRKPKKPPLPPARTDSLRRKPKKASPPTASTGQSDINNGPLLNESLIATLQQSLQNGLKGKGSSTSPSHSPCSDYEDPWMLRSRSQSSISAGSSGVSATGMAHVYSICHVTPSQSDTSSLRSDYADSWGYYMEYPRPSGDQTRSPSTNSLSAGQVVEMANGKSLHNGNQANLPHTQEGSGDSVKPKTGTSSPDRIHRLTSPSSGYSSQSNTPTAGTPVPSFMRCMSPSGKPKPRVPERKSSLLSSVSISSSSTSLSSNTSDSNRNNIPPPPPLPAGPVAFVPFNPPPSTPPLMPSGPVCTIDQEFPPPPPPLPTTHHQQASMSPPYINSSPEFPPPPPPEVLTDPVLSSLNSSFSPPPPPPPLPAYSPSQNQQPTPSSACLKEIKGGLKPVNLERKLVSPHSEELSKIGMPLITPLTLQSVQLRPAKRPENNGVSQFTRPQSPEKPQKIGHPTVPQGIPCIPPNLRPSSSEKTLSIKESHVEAKPDCMISHSEETSCFTKGSIDLGEVKATAEVDGLGTALASPAEMPQNSTPKKKPPLISKKPKFSLTFSSVDHVSDLLSAQNDDKISMTTAEDLDPTPVPEQEEKSTEKDCIDIFAPPEVIRDISPTNGEAKEFSQTPGTITPDVDKGTSEAEDEERDDEDVTSSTGSFSSKDDESGEVFESSTLDVTQSPSISTDSCRDMVTPTRPRTTEDLFAAIHRSKRKVLGRKESEEDRSRGPLSPPATPTGMGPGLTSSLPRQTSSIQRSLRKSATSSDTFKALLLKKGSRSETSFRMSAAEMLRCTDPRFQRTRSLDSSFDPASPTGESPCSSPSRNKRMPEDWARNEGMFSTSPSLIGTKYGRSRTPPSAASSKYNARSRILSSPMTVICERDGELTDCEDPCSVPPSNTPLPISQDSNSTLCEQKSS, encoded by the exons AATGTGATAAACTGAGGAAAGACGGCTTCCGCAGCTCACAGTACTACTCACAGGGGCCCACCTTCTCAGGCTCCACAAACTCCCAATACGAGGACGAGGATATAGAAGATAATGAAGCTGATAAAAAG TCCACAGCATCTTcaggagaggaagagaaagacaCCTGCCAAATGAGAGAACAGAGTCCAGGGGAGGTGGAGGGGGTTGAGGTTGATGGACAAATGTCAGGGTCCAAAGCTCCGCCCCTGCCCACTCCAGAAGAGAAGATGAGGCAGCAGGCTCAGGCTGTTCTCACAGATATTGTCCCCATCAATGTCACAG GGGAGACGTTTGACAGGCAGGCCAGCATCCGCCGCTCCCTAATAAACACTGACACTCTGGTCCGCCGGCCCAAGAAGGTTAAGCGGAGAAAGACTATTTCAGGGGTGCCTGACAGCGTCCAACAGGAACTAG CTGCTAAAGGGTGTGGAGGACAGCTTCGGCCTCAGTCCATGTTTATCCCTGGACAGTACTCAACACTTGGGCGAGTCATAAATGGGAATTCAACTCTCCGTCGATCTATAACAAAAGATTCTGGCTGCCAGACTGAGAATGTGAAAATCGTCCCACCCTCTGTGAGAAGAATACGAGCTCAGAAGGGCCAAGGAATTGCTGCTCAGATGGCCGGCATCTCCAACTCTGCCACAAACATCTCTTCAGTTTCTGATAGGAGCTCCCCTGGAAATTCAGTTGTTGTAAGGGCACCACAGTTTGGCAATGATATCCAATGTTTTCACAGCTTGCCACGAGGTGCACGGGTCTCTCTTAACGCAGAGCCCCTTTACAGTAGCACTCCTTTCAGGCAAGAAGATTCCACTGCAAAATCAACTCAGCAGATTGGAAAATTACAAGTAGATGATACTGTGGTGCACATGAGGAATGCCCCCAGGGTATGCACCCAAGCACGGCCAAAATCTCAGGAGGTTAGAGGTACTTGGGAATCTGACTCGGGTCCAGCCTGTGTAGTTTCCCCACATGCTGCCTACTCAACCTCCCTTATACCCAATGCTACTCTATCATGTTCTGCTGAGGTTATTGCACTTCACACCTCGTCAAGCCCTGGCCAGAGCCCAGTTGCTGGCTTACCGTACAATAAAGCTAGACCTTTTAGCATGGTCTCAGCTGTCAACAGTGAGAGCACCAGTAGTGTGGGCACAGGATCACACACGCCAGATGCAGATATGAAGGATACCTGCAGTGAGACTGGCCAGTCCAATAGCAGTTTGCACAGCAACAGTACCCTTGCAGCAGGAACACTGTCTTCAGACGAGCAATGGATTTATGACACTCCTGAGCATGTCTTGCCCATAAGGACACTATCTTCCAGCTGCTCAACACCCATAAATCATCTCTATAATAGCCTTGAACGCTCCTCAAAAGGCACAGACTCTAGTTCACTCTACTCTATGGACAATGATGGCTACTACACTTCAATGCATCTGGATTCAGGCCTTAGGTCAAGGAGCCAGGGTAGCGGCCATGGTCATGGCATAGGAGGAAGAGCAGCAAGACACAGTATGTATGAATGCCTGGGTCAGCAAGAAGACCAAAACAGCTTGTACAGTGACCGGTCGCTGTCACGTTCCATTTCTCTACGCAAGCCTAAGAAACCACCTCTTCCACCAGCACGCACAGACTCTCTACGACGAAAGCCTAAGAAAGCCAGCCCTCCCACTGCCAGTACTGGACAGTCAGATATTAACAATGGTCCACTTCTCAATGAGTCCTTGATTGCCACGCTCCAACAGTCACTTCAGAATGGGCTAAAAGGCAAGGGGTCCTCCACCTCACCGTCTCATAGTCCTTGTAGTGACTATGAGGACCCCTGGATGCTTCGTTCCAGGAGCCAGAGCAGCATCAGTGCAGGCAGCAGTGGTGTGTCAGCTACAGGGATGGCTCATGTGTACTCCATTTGTCATGTCACACCTTCTCAAAGTGACACTAGTAGCCTCCGTTCAGATTATGCAGACTCCTGGGGCTACTACATGGAGTACCCTCGCCCATCTGGGGATCAGACACGGTCACCTAGCACCAATTCACTTTCTGCTGGACAAGTGGTTGAGATGGCAAATGGGAAAAGTCTCCACAATGGTAACCAGGCTAATCTTCCTCATACTCAGGAAGGAAGTGGTGATTCTGTGAAGCCTAAAACAGGCACCTCATCACCAGATAGGATACATCGGTTGACTTCTCCATCAAGTGGATACTCGAGTCAATCCAACACTCCAACAGCTGGCACACCTGTTCCCTCTTTCATGAGATGCATGTCCCCATCTGGCAAGCCCAAACCCAGAGTACCTGAAAGAAAATCATCCCTGCTTTCATCTGTATCCATATCATCATCTTCCACTTCTCTTTCCTCCAACACCTCTGATTCCAACCGGAACAATattcctcctccacctcctctacCAGCGGGTCCTGTGGCTTTTGTACCTTTTAATCCTCCACCCTCTACTCCTCCCCTAATGCCCTCTGGGCCTGTGTGCACTATAGACCAGGAATTTCCACCTCCGCCACCTCCTTTACCCACAACCCACCATCAACAAGCATCCATGAGCCCTCCTTACATCAATTCCTCCCCTGAATTTCCACCACCTCCACCTCCGGAAGTGTTGACTGACCCTGTCTTGTCAAGCCTCAATAGTTCTTTCAGCCCTCCACCACCACCTCCACCACTGCCTGCTTATTCTCCATCCCAAAATCAACAACCTACACCTTCCTCTGCTTGCTTAAAGGAAATTAAAGGTGGCCTAAAACCAGTGAACCTAGAAAGAAAACTAGTGTCACCTCACTCTGAGGAGCTTAGTAAGATTGGCATGCCTCTCATCACCCCTTTGACCCTGCAGAGTGTGCAGCTACGGCCAGCAAAACGGCCAGAAAACAATGGTGTTAGCCAGTTCACTAGACCCCAATCACCAGAGAAGCCTCAAAAAATAGGGCATCCCACAGTTCCTCAGGGCATCCCTTGCATACCTCCAAATTTAAGGCCATCATCTTCAGAGAAAACACTCTCCATCAAGGAAAGCCATGTTGAAGCAAAACCTGACTGTATGATATCACATTCTGAGGAGACATCCTGCTTTACAAAAGGTTCCATAGATCTTGGTGAGGTTAAGGCCACCGCTGAAGTAGATGGTCTTGGGACTGCCCTTGCATCACCTGCGGAAATGCCACAAAACTCGACACCCAAGAAGAAGCCTCCGCTGATTTCCAAAAAGCCCAAGTTTTCTCTCACCTTTTCCTCAGTAGATCATGTCAGTGATTTGCTGAGTGCTCAGAATGATGATAAAATCTCTATGACTACAGCTGAAGATCTGGACCCCACACCTGTGCCAGAACAGGAAGAAAAGTCAACTGAGAAAGATTGCATTGACATTTTTGCACCTCCTGAGGTGATAAGAGACATTTCTCCCACAAATGGTGAAGCTAAGGAGTTCTCCCAGACTCCTGGTACCATTACTCCAGATGTAGACAAGGGTACCTCTGAAGCAGAGGATGAAGAAAGAGATGATGAAGATGTTACCAGCAGCACAGGATCCTTTAGCTCTAAAGATGATGAAAGCG GTGAGGTGTTCGAGTCCAGCACGTTGGACGTCACTCAGTCTCCTAGCATCAGCACCGACAGCTGTAGGGACATGGTGACCCCCACACGGCCCCGCACCACAGAGGACCTCTTTGCTGCCATTCACAG GTCAAAGCGGAAGGTCCTGGGCCGCAAGGAATCCGAAGAGGATCGTTCACGAGGTCCTTTATCCCCACCGGCCACCCCTACAGGAATGGGCCCCGGCTTGACTTCCTCTCTGCCACGGCAAACGAGCTCCATCCAGCGCAGCCTGCGCAAATCCGCAACAAGCAGTGACACCTTCAAGGCCCTCCTGCTGAAGAAAGGCAGTCGCTCTGAGACCAGCTTCCGCATGTCTGCTGCAGAGATGCTGCGCTGCACCGACCCACGCTTTCAGAGAACTCGCTCTCTCGACTCCTCATTCGATCCAGCATCTCCAACGGGCGAGAGCCCCTGCTCTTCACCAAGCCGGAACAAGAGGATGCCCGAGGACTGGGCACGCAACGAAGGAATGTTTTCAACGTCCCCATCATTAATCGGTACGAAGTACGGCCGATCTCGCACACCGCCCTCCGCTGCCAGCAGCAAGTATAACGCCCGCAGCCGGATCCTCAGCAGCCCCATGACTGTTATTTGCGAGAGGGATGGGGAACTCACCGACTGTGAAGACCCATGCTCTGTTCCTCCATCAAACACACCCCTTCCCATCTCTCAGGACTCCAACAGCACTTTATGTGAGCAGAAAAGCAGTTAA
- the nhsl1b gene encoding NHS-like protein 1 isoform X6 — protein sequence MVFIGTSLKSVIKYFKRKAVSNLDEEKKWTVHYTAPWHQQENVFLPGSRPSCVEDLHRQAKVNLKTALRECDKLRKDGFRSSQYYSQGPTFSGSTNSQYEDEDIEDNEADKKSTASSGEEEKDTCQMREQSPGEVEGVEVDGQMSGSKAPPLPTPEEKMRQQAQAVLTDIVPINVTGETFDRQASIRRSLINTDTLVRRPKKVKRRKTISGVPDSVQQELAAKGCGGQLRPQSMFIPGQYSTLGRVINGNSTLRRSITKDSGCQTENVKIVPPSVRRIRAQKGQGIAAQMAGISNSATNISSVSDRSSPGNSVVVRAPQFGNDIQCFHSLPRGARVSLNAEPLYSSTPFRQEDSTAKSTQQIGKLQVDDTVVHMRNAPRVCTQARPKSQEVRGTWESDSGPACVVSPHAAYSTSLIPNATLSCSAEVIALHTSSSPGQSPVAGLPYNKARPFSMVSAVNSESTSSVGTGSHTPDADMKDTCSETGQSNSSLHSNSTLAAGTLSSDEQWIYDTPEHVLPIRTLSSSCSTPINHLYNSLERSSKGTDSSSLYSMDNDGYYTSMHLDSGLRSRSQGSGHGHGIGGRAARHSMYECLGQQEDQNSLYSDRSLSRSISLRKPKKPPLPPARTDSLRRKPKKASPPTASTGQSDINNGPLLNESLIATLQQSLQNGLKGKGSSTSPSHSPCSDYEDPWMLRSRSQSSISAGSSGVSATGMAHVYSICHVTPSQSDTSSLRSDYADSWGYYMEYPRPSGDQTRSPSTNSLSAGQVVEMANGKSLHNGNQANLPHTQEGSGDSVKPKTGTSSPDRIHRLTSPSSGYSSQSNTPTAGTPVPSFMRCMSPSGKPKPRVPERKSSLLSSVSISSSSTSLSSNTSDSNRNNIPPPPPLPAGPVAFVPFNPPPSTPPLMPSGPVCTIDQEFPPPPPPLPTTHHQQASMSPPYINSSPEFPPPPPPEVLTDPVLSSLNSSFSPPPPPPPLPAYSPSQNQQPTPSSACLKEIKGGLKPVNLERKLVSPHSEELSKIGMPLITPLTLQSVQLRPAKRPENNGVSQFTRPQSPEKPQKIGHPTVPQGIPCIPPNLRPSSSEKTLSIKESHVEAKPDCMISHSEETSCFTKGSIDLGEVKATAEVDGLGTALASPAEMPQNSTPKKKPPLISKKPKFSLTFSSVDHVSDLLSAQNDDKISMTTAEDLDPTPVPEQEEKSTEKDCIDIFAPPEVIRDISPTNGEAKEFSQTPGTITPDVDKGTSEAEDEERDDEDVTSSTGSFSSKDDESGEVFESSTLDVTQSPSISTDSCRDMVTPTRPRTTEDLFAAIHRSKRKVLGRKESEEDRSRGPLSPPATPTGMGPGLTSSLPRQTSSIQRSLRKSATSSDTFKALLLKKGSRSETSFRMSAAEMLRCTDPRFQRTRSLDSSFDPASPTGESPCSSPSRNKRMPEDWARNEGMFSTSPSLIGTKYGRSRTPPSAASSKYNARSRILSSPMTVICERDGELTDCEDPCSVPPSNTPLPISQDSNSTLCEQKSS from the exons AATGTGATAAACTGAGGAAAGACGGCTTCCGCAGCTCACAGTACTACTCACAGGGGCCCACCTTCTCAGGCTCCACAAACTCCCAATACGAGGACGAGGATATAGAAGATAATGAAGCTGATAAAAAG TCCACAGCATCTTcaggagaggaagagaaagacaCCTGCCAAATGAGAGAACAGAGTCCAGGGGAGGTGGAGGGGGTTGAGGTTGATGGACAAATGTCAGGGTCCAAAGCTCCGCCCCTGCCCACTCCAGAAGAGAAGATGAGGCAGCAGGCTCAGGCTGTTCTCACAGATATTGTCCCCATCAATGTCACAG GGGAGACGTTTGACAGGCAGGCCAGCATCCGCCGCTCCCTAATAAACACTGACACTCTGGTCCGCCGGCCCAAGAAGGTTAAGCGGAGAAAGACTATTTCAGGGGTGCCTGACAGCGTCCAACAGGAACTAG CTGCTAAAGGGTGTGGAGGACAGCTTCGGCCTCAGTCCATGTTTATCCCTGGACAGTACTCAACACTTGGGCGAGTCATAAATGGGAATTCAACTCTCCGTCGATCTATAACAAAAGATTCTGGCTGCCAGACTGAGAATGTGAAAATCGTCCCACCCTCTGTGAGAAGAATACGAGCTCAGAAGGGCCAAGGAATTGCTGCTCAGATGGCCGGCATCTCCAACTCTGCCACAAACATCTCTTCAGTTTCTGATAGGAGCTCCCCTGGAAATTCAGTTGTTGTAAGGGCACCACAGTTTGGCAATGATATCCAATGTTTTCACAGCTTGCCACGAGGTGCACGGGTCTCTCTTAACGCAGAGCCCCTTTACAGTAGCACTCCTTTCAGGCAAGAAGATTCCACTGCAAAATCAACTCAGCAGATTGGAAAATTACAAGTAGATGATACTGTGGTGCACATGAGGAATGCCCCCAGGGTATGCACCCAAGCACGGCCAAAATCTCAGGAGGTTAGAGGTACTTGGGAATCTGACTCGGGTCCAGCCTGTGTAGTTTCCCCACATGCTGCCTACTCAACCTCCCTTATACCCAATGCTACTCTATCATGTTCTGCTGAGGTTATTGCACTTCACACCTCGTCAAGCCCTGGCCAGAGCCCAGTTGCTGGCTTACCGTACAATAAAGCTAGACCTTTTAGCATGGTCTCAGCTGTCAACAGTGAGAGCACCAGTAGTGTGGGCACAGGATCACACACGCCAGATGCAGATATGAAGGATACCTGCAGTGAGACTGGCCAGTCCAATAGCAGTTTGCACAGCAACAGTACCCTTGCAGCAGGAACACTGTCTTCAGACGAGCAATGGATTTATGACACTCCTGAGCATGTCTTGCCCATAAGGACACTATCTTCCAGCTGCTCAACACCCATAAATCATCTCTATAATAGCCTTGAACGCTCCTCAAAAGGCACAGACTCTAGTTCACTCTACTCTATGGACAATGATGGCTACTACACTTCAATGCATCTGGATTCAGGCCTTAGGTCAAGGAGCCAGGGTAGCGGCCATGGTCATGGCATAGGAGGAAGAGCAGCAAGACACAGTATGTATGAATGCCTGGGTCAGCAAGAAGACCAAAACAGCTTGTACAGTGACCGGTCGCTGTCACGTTCCATTTCTCTACGCAAGCCTAAGAAACCACCTCTTCCACCAGCACGCACAGACTCTCTACGACGAAAGCCTAAGAAAGCCAGCCCTCCCACTGCCAGTACTGGACAGTCAGATATTAACAATGGTCCACTTCTCAATGAGTCCTTGATTGCCACGCTCCAACAGTCACTTCAGAATGGGCTAAAAGGCAAGGGGTCCTCCACCTCACCGTCTCATAGTCCTTGTAGTGACTATGAGGACCCCTGGATGCTTCGTTCCAGGAGCCAGAGCAGCATCAGTGCAGGCAGCAGTGGTGTGTCAGCTACAGGGATGGCTCATGTGTACTCCATTTGTCATGTCACACCTTCTCAAAGTGACACTAGTAGCCTCCGTTCAGATTATGCAGACTCCTGGGGCTACTACATGGAGTACCCTCGCCCATCTGGGGATCAGACACGGTCACCTAGCACCAATTCACTTTCTGCTGGACAAGTGGTTGAGATGGCAAATGGGAAAAGTCTCCACAATGGTAACCAGGCTAATCTTCCTCATACTCAGGAAGGAAGTGGTGATTCTGTGAAGCCTAAAACAGGCACCTCATCACCAGATAGGATACATCGGTTGACTTCTCCATCAAGTGGATACTCGAGTCAATCCAACACTCCAACAGCTGGCACACCTGTTCCCTCTTTCATGAGATGCATGTCCCCATCTGGCAAGCCCAAACCCAGAGTACCTGAAAGAAAATCATCCCTGCTTTCATCTGTATCCATATCATCATCTTCCACTTCTCTTTCCTCCAACACCTCTGATTCCAACCGGAACAATattcctcctccacctcctctacCAGCGGGTCCTGTGGCTTTTGTACCTTTTAATCCTCCACCCTCTACTCCTCCCCTAATGCCCTCTGGGCCTGTGTGCACTATAGACCAGGAATTTCCACCTCCGCCACCTCCTTTACCCACAACCCACCATCAACAAGCATCCATGAGCCCTCCTTACATCAATTCCTCCCCTGAATTTCCACCACCTCCACCTCCGGAAGTGTTGACTGACCCTGTCTTGTCAAGCCTCAATAGTTCTTTCAGCCCTCCACCACCACCTCCACCACTGCCTGCTTATTCTCCATCCCAAAATCAACAACCTACACCTTCCTCTGCTTGCTTAAAGGAAATTAAAGGTGGCCTAAAACCAGTGAACCTAGAAAGAAAACTAGTGTCACCTCACTCTGAGGAGCTTAGTAAGATTGGCATGCCTCTCATCACCCCTTTGACCCTGCAGAGTGTGCAGCTACGGCCAGCAAAACGGCCAGAAAACAATGGTGTTAGCCAGTTCACTAGACCCCAATCACCAGAGAAGCCTCAAAAAATAGGGCATCCCACAGTTCCTCAGGGCATCCCTTGCATACCTCCAAATTTAAGGCCATCATCTTCAGAGAAAACACTCTCCATCAAGGAAAGCCATGTTGAAGCAAAACCTGACTGTATGATATCACATTCTGAGGAGACATCCTGCTTTACAAAAGGTTCCATAGATCTTGGTGAGGTTAAGGCCACCGCTGAAGTAGATGGTCTTGGGACTGCCCTTGCATCACCTGCGGAAATGCCACAAAACTCGACACCCAAGAAGAAGCCTCCGCTGATTTCCAAAAAGCCCAAGTTTTCTCTCACCTTTTCCTCAGTAGATCATGTCAGTGATTTGCTGAGTGCTCAGAATGATGATAAAATCTCTATGACTACAGCTGAAGATCTGGACCCCACACCTGTGCCAGAACAGGAAGAAAAGTCAACTGAGAAAGATTGCATTGACATTTTTGCACCTCCTGAGGTGATAAGAGACATTTCTCCCACAAATGGTGAAGCTAAGGAGTTCTCCCAGACTCCTGGTACCATTACTCCAGATGTAGACAAGGGTACCTCTGAAGCAGAGGATGAAGAAAGAGATGATGAAGATGTTACCAGCAGCACAGGATCCTTTAGCTCTAAAGATGATGAAAGCG GTGAGGTGTTCGAGTCCAGCACGTTGGACGTCACTCAGTCTCCTAGCATCAGCACCGACAGCTGTAGGGACATGGTGACCCCCACACGGCCCCGCACCACAGAGGACCTCTTTGCTGCCATTCACAG GTCAAAGCGGAAGGTCCTGGGCCGCAAGGAATCCGAAGAGGATCGTTCACGAGGTCCTTTATCCCCACCGGCCACCCCTACAGGAATGGGCCCCGGCTTGACTTCCTCTCTGCCACGGCAAACGAGCTCCATCCAGCGCAGCCTGCGCAAATCCGCAACAAGCAGTGACACCTTCAAGGCCCTCCTGCTGAAGAAAGGCAGTCGCTCTGAGACCAGCTTCCGCATGTCTGCTGCAGAGATGCTGCGCTGCACCGACCCACGCTTTCAGAGAACTCGCTCTCTCGACTCCTCATTCGATCCAGCATCTCCAACGGGCGAGAGCCCCTGCTCTTCACCAAGCCGGAACAAGAGGATGCCCGAGGACTGGGCACGCAACGAAGGAATGTTTTCAACGTCCCCATCATTAATCGGTACGAAGTACGGCCGATCTCGCACACCGCCCTCCGCTGCCAGCAGCAAGTATAACGCCCGCAGCCGGATCCTCAGCAGCCCCATGACTGTTATTTGCGAGAGGGATGGGGAACTCACCGACTGTGAAGACCCATGCTCTGTTCCTCCATCAAACACACCCCTTCCCATCTCTCAGGACTCCAACAGCACTTTATGTGAGCAGAAAAGCAGTTAA